CAGCTTAGTTTGCCCTAAAAACGCCGAAAACAGTACCTTACGAGCACTTAATTATACTTTTCCACGGCCCAATTTAACACTGCGCTACGCGGCACTTCTACGCACAAAGCGTCCCCTGCGATGTTATGCTTCATTGTCCCTGTAGGCTATCCTCATGGCCTACTACAGGAGACTTCCAAAGTAAGCTTTATCGGTCTTTGATGTTATCTAATTTTTGCGCCTCTGCGGGACTCACCTTGCCGTGCGTGCGCAAGTACGTGCGGATAGTCCTGAAGCCTTCCGGATCGAGGCCGGAATGCGGATGGTTCAGCACGCTCGTGAGCAGTAGGTGGCGGTCCTCGTCGATATGTTTACTCAATCCTAAGAAGCTAGGTAAGTTCGTTTCTACACTAAAGCGCAGGTAGCGAATTTCGGCGTTCTTAGGGTTCAGCGCTACAGCTTGTTCAAAGGTATGAGTAGCCGCCTGCACGTACCGGAGCTTATCCAACAAGGAGGCGTCGCGGGCCTTGATGGCTTCGGCGGCGCCTTTGTAACCCAATACCACCGGGTCGTGCTGGTCGTAGCTAGCCATAAGCTGGTAGAACTTCTCACCGGCGGTTTCGTCGGTAGCGGCTTGCTGGTAATGCTGCCGGAGCGCAGCGAGGCGGTAAGGGGAAGAAGTAGACAAGGGGCTGAAATAGTAGACAGGCGAGCTGGATGGAGCTACTGATAGGCTAGGCCCTCGAAAAGAGCAGAGGAGCAGCGCAATAGGAACAAATAGCAGCTTCACGCAGTCATAGTTTCGTTGTCAGATAGCCCGTAGGCGATATCGAAAGTACGAACCCATGAGCAATAAAAGTTTCGTATTGTCAGGAACGCGCACCCGTTCCCCGAGAATTCGGGCGGCTGGTAGCTGCTTAATCTTATGAAAAAGCTTCAGATAATATACGTAAGCTAGGTACACACCTAGACGTGCGGCGCGCGGCAACTGCACAATGCCAGCATACGCCGCATCAAAATCAGCCCGAATATCCGCTTCAATCTCACGCTTCGTGGCATCATCGAACCGCTCATACACGACGCCTGGAAAATATACTCGGCCACGCTCCTCGTAGTCGGAGCGGATATCGCGCAGGAAGTTCACCTTCTGAAACGCCGACCCTAGCCGACGCGCCGGTTCGCGCAGGCGCTCAAACATGGCCTTGTCGCCCTCGCAGAAAATGCGCAGGCACATAAGCCCCACGACTTCCGCCGAGCCATAGATGTATTCCTCGTACAGCGACTGATTGTAGCGGTTGTCTTCCAAGTCCATCTCCATGCTCCGCAAAAAAGCATCGATGAACTCCCGATCGATGCCATAACGGTGTACCATGAGCTGAAACGCGTGCAGCACCGGGCTCAGGCTAAAGCGCATGGCTAAGGCCTCATCGGTCTGCCGTTTGAAGTCGGCGAACAAGGCGGCTTTGTCGTGGTCGTGAAACGTATCCACGATTTCGTCGGCCCAGCGCACAAAGCCATATACCGCGTACACGGGCAGGTGAAAGCGCCGGTCGAGCGTGCGAATGCCCAAGGTAAACGACGTGCTATAGCGGGCAGTAATCAGCTTGCTGCACGCTAGGCTGGTGTCATTGAAAAGGGCAACGTGGTCCACGGGGCGGGTTTTGGAGGGTTAAGGTTGGGTACTCGGATGCGGAGAAAACCTAGGTACTACCATACGAACAAGCGACTAGCCAAGGTTCGTGACTAGCGCACACTGTATTCCTTCTCAACTTCGCCGGCTACTACTTGGCCCGAGATGAGCGAGGGTGGCACGCCAGGACCGGGAACCGTAAGTTGGCCCGTAAAGTAAAGATTCTTTACCTTTTTACTTTTCAACGTTGGTTTCAGAATGGCGGTTTGTCGCAGCGTATTAGCTAAACCATACGCGTTGCCCTTGTAGCTGTGGTAGTCGGCAATGAAGTCGCGGTGAGCGTAGCTGCGCTTAAATACCACTGCATCGCGGATGCTCTGCCCGCAGTGCCGCTCCAAGCGTTCCATAATCAGGTGATAATAATGCTCCCGGGTTTCTTCCGTGTCGGGTAAGTCGGGAGCCACGGGCATGAGCAGGAAGAGATTTTCGCAGCCTGCGGGTGCTACGCTCGGATCAGTTTTGGAAGGCGTGGAAGCGTAAAATAGCGGCTTGCTCGGCCACTGTGGCTGCTCGTAGATCTCGCGAGCATGACCCTCAAAATCTTCGTCAAAAAACAAGTTGTGGTGCTCTAGCCGGTCGAGGCGCTTGTTGATACCTAGGTAGAACAGCAACGACGAGGGCGCCAGCGTGCGCGAATCCCAGTACGCTTCGTCGTAGTGCCGGTACTCGGGGCGCAGTAACTGCTGCTCGGCATGGTGATAATCGGCGCCGGCTACTACCACGTCGGCGGGCCGAAAACCACCAGCTGTCATTACGCCGGTTGCGCGGCCATTTTCCACCTTAATCTCTTGCACCTCCTGGTTGTACTCCAGCGTCACGCCTTGCTCCTGCGCTAGCTTCACCATGCCCTCCACAATTTTGTGCATGCCACCCATTGGGTACCAAGTGCCGAGGGCTAGGTCAGCGTAGTTCATCAGCGAGTAGAGTGCGGGCGTGTTTTGGGGCGTAGCACCTAAAAACAGTACCGGAAACTCCATCAGCTTGAGCAGTTTTTCGTGCTTGAAAAACTTCCGTACGTGTTTGCTCATGCTCTGTAGCACATCGAGGCGTACCGCATCCACCAACAAGCGCGGATCGGCAAACTCCAGCAACGAACGCCCTGGCATGTGCACGAATTTGTTGATCCCTACTTCGTACTTATAGGCAGCTTGGCGCAGAAACTCATCCAGCCGCGCTGCACTGCCCAGCTCAATGCTTTCAAACAATTGGCGCAATGCAGGCATTTGGGCCGGAATGTTCACCGTATCATTGCCCGCAAATACAACTTGGTAGGAAGGATCGAGGCGTACTAAGTCATAGTAATCGGCTACCCGGTGTCCAAATCGGCCGAAGTACTGTTCAAATACATCAGGCATCCAGTACCAGCTGGGGCCCATGTCATAGGTAAAACCTTCCGCTCGAAACACCCGCGCCCGGCCACCTGGTCCGGCATTTTTTTCCAGAATCGTAACACGATAGCCGCGCTGGGCTAAAGAAGTTGCGGCGGCTAGGCCAGCAAAGCCAGATCCAATAACAAGTACTTGTTTGGGTTGTGAGGAGCTCAAGCGCGGAGATATAGGTGAGGTGGTAGCAAGCTACAAAGCCGAGCCTTACTTTGTTTTAGCGGCACACATTTCGCACGGCCGACCTAGGTACTACTTTGCTAGGTAGCCGCTATAGCTACAGCACGAAAACAAAGCAGCTCGCACCAATTTGGCGCGGAGCCAAGATGATGCGAGCTGTGAAAAAACAACGGGCCGCAAGCGACGGGGCTTAAAGCCAATGTCACCTACGGCCCGCGATACGCCCAGGCGGCAGTTGTACTCTCTCCCTATTCCCTACACGCCCGGGGCGTATACCGTCAGCGCCTGTTTCAGTTCCTTGCGGGCAATGTGAATTCTATTCTTCACCGTACCAATCGGAATTTGCAGCTTTTCCGCAATTTCCAGGTACTTATACCCGATATAGTACATCATAAACGGCGTTCGATAGTCAGCACTCAAGTTGGCAATAGCCTCATTAATATCTGTTACTACGAAATCACTGGTAGCACCGTTGTGCGTAATGTAATTCTCGTCCGTATTGAAGTACTGAAAGTACTCCGTGCTATCAATATTACTATTGCGCTTAGTAATCTTGTTGTAGTTGTTGATGAAGGTGTTGCGCATGATGGTATACAACCACGCCTTCAAATTGGTGCCCGCTTTAAATTTATCTTTATTAAGCAAGGCCTTCAACAATGTTTCTTGTACTAGGTCTTTAGCGTCGTCAGCGTCGCGGGTCAAGTTCATGGCCACGGGCTTTAGAGAGTAAGAAATCTTTTGTACCTGATCTGTGAATTCCAAAGAGGTCATACTGTCTAGCTTTTTGTGGCAAAAGGTTAAACAAATATACGAGGTTGTTAAGAAGCGGTCTAAACTAGACTGAATTATTTTTCACTAACCACGATAATGTAAAGCACGTTGACAACGTACGAAGTGACTGATAATCAGTTGGGTTATTTGTATTATTTTTCCGTGTCTGCTCATAGCCAATCGTTAAAGCTAGCTTTTTGAACGTTCAACAGCCTTATGACACGATGAAAGAGATGTAGGTACCTAGATACGGTTGAGCTTGACCTTCAAGGCTACTAACAAAGCAATATAGCCTATGAATAAGCTATGCTGCTCTTCCCTATAAGTGTCGTGATAATACCGCTCATGGATGCACGTGCTCAGCAACAAATGCGATCCGACAACGAATCTCACTGCTAACGCCGAAGTGCGCTGCTTGCTACTATCCTTAGTGAGACGATGCGTGCTCAGGCTGTAGCTGATCAGCAGAAACTATTTTAGTTTTATCGGCCAAAGCCAAAAAGTCCGTCATCAAAGGTGGCTTGATAATATTCTCTGGCATATCTAGGCAAAGCTGCTGGGCGAGCGGGCCATATAGAACCAGCAACGTCTCGGGGCTAATTGCTGCTAGTTTCTGAATATAGTCTGGTACTCGGTCGCGCTCGGGCACAGCCGTCAGCACCGTGCAGAGAGCGTAAGGCGTATAGCTGGCGCACACACTTTCCAGCTCAGCTATAGGCAAATTTTGCCCTAGGTACAGCACATGATGGCCTCGTACCCGCAAGGCATAGTTCATGAAGAGCAACGCCAACTCATGCATCTCACCCTCCGGCAGAAATAACACCCAACGGCGTGCTTTTGCGGGGTGCACTGGAGCTAGCGCATCGGTAGCGGCCATAATCTTTTGCCGCAGTAAGTTGGTCACTAAGTGCTCTTGGGCCGGATTCACGGTGCCGGTTTGCCACAATACTCCCACGCGTTGTAGAAACGGGTAGGCTACATGCATGATGGCTTTCTCGAAACCTAGCTGCCGGATAGCGTTTCTCAGCAACTCGTCGAGGACGAGCTCATCCATTTCGAGCATTGCAGCCAGCAGAGCATTTACCTGCCGCTCGTAGTCGCGGGAAGCATCACAGCAAGCAAGCACAGCCTGGGCCAGTTCTTCATCGCTGAGTCGTGCAACCTGCGAAATGCGTTTTCCACGTCCGCATAAGGTTGCTACGTTTAGTAGGCGCCGCAAATCATCGTCGCAGTAGGTACGGATGTTGGTAGCCGTGCGTACGGGTCGTAAAATGCCGTACCGCTGTTCCCACATGCGGATGGTATGTGCCCGGATACCCGAGAGCTGCTCTAAGTCGCTGATTGAAAAACGTCCCACTGTACCTACTCCTCCTACTTCTTAATTGGCCGACTCTGTGAGTCGGCTACGCTCTCGGCCCGGTGCGGGCTTGCGGCGCGCCAAAGCAAAGTAGCGGGGTGATACCCACAACAAACCGAACTCCTCGGAGCCATCTCGCCCCGTGGTTTTGTGATGTATTTTGTGGGCCATATTCAAAGCGCGCAAGTAATTATTGCGTGATTTACGCCAAAACCGCAGCCGGCCGTGTATTAACACATCGTGCACAAAGAAGTACAACGTACCATAGGCGGCAATACCCGTTCCGATCCAGAACCGCCAATCTTTATCAGCAGAGCCATAGATGATAAATAACATCGACAGCGAGCCGTAGAACAGAAAAAAGAAGTCGTTGCGCTCGAAGCGGTGCGGGTGTCGCACGTGGTGCGAGCGGTGCAAGAACCAGAGTGGTCCGTGCAGCACAAACCGGTGCATGAACCACGCAACAAACTCCATTCCCAGAAAAGTGGCCGTGACCACGGCAGCTGCTGCTAGGGGTGTCATAAGGTGCTAACCAGCCCAGTATGAAGGATGTTTAAAGCGTTTGCGCGAAACGACAATTTTCGGCAGCCAGTCGACAAAATTCTCGCGATAGTTGCGCAGTAGGTTTAGGGTGCGCGCTGCTATGACTACCTAACGAATACCTAAATCTAATCCCAGGCAATTTTTTCTTTGTTCAGGAACGCCTGAACTCCCCGGCGGCAATCGTTGGACCCACGTGCTTCTGCGTTGAGCTGAGCGGCGTAGCGTAGGCTGTCCTCCAGCGCCATGTCGGGCAGCCGGGCGAGCATCTCCTTCGTAATCTCCATACTCTGGCCCGAATTCTCTACGCACAAACGACGGGCAAACCGGTAGACATTGTCTGCTAGTTCTTCTTTAGGCACTAAGAAGTTGACCAGCCCAAAATCAGCGGCTAGTTGTGCCGAAATGATGTCGCCGGTAAGCAGCAACTGCTTTGTACGGGCCTCCCCTATTTTGCGCACCAAGAAGACACTCACGATAGCGGGCAGCAAACCTAGCTTCACTTCCGTGTAGCCAAACTGCGCATCGGGCACGGTGAAGGCAAAATCGCAAATAGTAGCTAGGCCGCAGCCGCCTGCTAAGGCGTGGCCCTGCACCTGCCCAATCACGATTTTCTTGAGCGTATAGATCTGGTGGAACAGCTGCATGAGGTGAGCCGAATCCGACAGATGGTCGGGGTAGCCAACTCCTTGCAGCTCCTGTTCTTGGATATGAGCGAGGTCAGTGCCGGCGCAAAACACGTCGCCAACGGCGCGCAGCACAATTACTTTGCAGTGCTCATCGTCTTCAGCAACCTCGAAAGCCTGCTTTAACTCGGCTACTACATCGTAGCTCAACGCGTTGCGTTTGTCGGGGCGATTTAGCGTGATGTACCCGATGGCATCGCGCGATTCATAGCTGATGTAGCGCAGCTCTTCCAGCTCCTGAGTAGGCATATTTTCCATGGTCGTGCAAGACTAGGCGTTGAAAAATCGGCACCACTGCGAGCGTAAGCTAGGCCGCAGCCGGTGGTTTATTAGAGGGGCATGGTAACCAAACCTAACGAAAATGACGCTTTTATAAAACTATATACTGCCTTGCTGGGTCTCTCGGTTTCGCTTCAGCTTCCAACAGCTATTACCTATATACGAGGCTGAACTGTAAAAAAGCCACTCGCCGTTACATCATACGTCTGCATACCAAGCTGTTGCAGCTCTGGCGTCAGCCGCTGAACGTACCACGAGCGGCAAGAAGAGTCAAAAACAATCCTAACATCTTTCCCAAATACAGCAGCTAGCTCCTGTGCTTTCACCCGCGCATTGCGCCGGAGCACCACTACAGACACTGGTTTAGGCGCCCGGGCTGGGCTCAGGCGCTGCGATATGAAGGCCACTGTTATGCCACGCCACACTGCCAGCACCAGGCCACTATCCGGCGCGCACCGCGTAGCCGGGACAGCCGCTCCGTGCCAACCAGCATAATACTGTACCCGTTGTGCTTCTCGGGCAATGATACCCGGCACGATGCGGTACGTACGCTCCGTTTCAGAGAGCGGCAGCGAATCGACGGCAACAATATCAGCGGCGGCACCTTGCCAAAAACCGCACACCGAACGCCGTGGTATGCTGTAAATAATTAACCGTTCGTCGGTTTTTAGCTGATGCGCGGCCCACACGCGGTTGCCCGCAAACACGCCCATTAGTGAGCAAGCAAGGCCTAACCACGCCAGACGACGGGCAGCCAAGAAGGTAAGCAGGGTTAGGATAACACCAAAGATCAGCCACGCTTGTAGCGCCGTCACGTGGATGCCGCTGATAAGGGCGACCGGCATGGCGCGGCCAATCCAGAAGATGTACTCGTTGAACAGCCAAATCATTTTCTCGAATACCCACGCCACGCACCTAGGTCCCCAATCGAGCAGAGCGGCAACAGCTGGCGCAAAGGAGCCAATAGCCTCCACTACTCCTTTCAAGCTCAGCAGCACCACGCCCACATACACCGCACCCGATGAAATGGGCACCGCTACTAGGTTGGAAGCCAAAAAGCTGAGCGGAAACTGATGAAAGTAAAACAACCCCAGTGGGAACGTAGCTACTTGCGCCGCCAATGACAGCGCCGTGGCTTGCCAGATGTTATCCGTTAGCCAGCTTGTCCACCGCCAAAATTTCTGCACAGACTTAGGTTGCCACGGCCGCTGCCGATTCAGGAAGTAGCCTTTCACATCGAGCCACGCCACGATGCGCGGCTGCACATACACAATGCTGAGCACCGCCAAGAAAGACAGCTGAAAGCCCACATCAGCCAACAGATACGGATCGTAGCAGAGCAAGCAGAAAGCCGCCACGGCCAGTGTGTTGTACATGGTACTCTGGCGCCCAGTAGCCCGCGCGATAATGATGAAGGTAAACATCACTGCCGCTCGTAGCACTGACGCCGATAAGCCCGTCACAAACGCGTACGTCCAGATAACAACGAGACCTAGGATGGCCGTCAGAAGGCGAAACGTGAGGCTGCGCCGCCCTGGTATTCTGCTTACCAGCCACATCACTGCCCCGAACAGCAGCCCGACTTGCAAGCCCGAAACTGCCATGATGTGCGTGGTGCCCGTGTTGGCGTAGGCCTGCTTGGTATCCTGATCAACATCGTCTTTGATACCAAGCACTAAGGCCGAAGCTAAGGCATACTCGCGCTTCTCCTGCACGTACTGCCGAAACACGCCATCCAGCATACGCGCCGCCCGCATGCTCACGACCCGCAGGTAGCTTGGTGGCTGCGTGGCTATTTTACGGTACTGATCGGGGTGGATAAACTGCTGGTGATAAACCTGATGATAAGCTAGGTAGCGCCGATAATCGAACTCACCCGGATTTAGCGGCGGCTTGCTCGGCGCTGGTGCCCCGCGCACGAGCCACACGTCGCCGTACTGCGGCGATGTTACTTGGGCTTGCGCCTCCTGCCGTGGAATCGACACCCGAATACCACCCGTCGCCGGCTGCCAGCGCCCTTTCACGCGCACCGCCGACACGCGCACGGTTGTGGCATATGTGTTGGGTCGCACCACCGTGTAATCGTCTACCACGCCTCGGTAAAACTCAACGTGGCTGCCGAACCGGAAGAGGTGGTCGGCGCGGCGCGACTCGGTGGCTTGCTGCGTCAAGTTCAGCCCGACGACGTAAATAGCCAGGAGAGCCAACAGCCCGGCTGTGTTTATTGCAGTCAGACTTGCGCTTCGTACTGCCCAGATTTGTACACCCAAAAATAGCCCAGCTACCCCTAGCACCGCCCATTGCAAGCTAGGGAGCGAGTCGCCAAGGTAGAGGTAGGTCAGAATGCCCGCGGCAAGAGCCAATGTAAGGCGGACGAAGGCATAGGGCGCCCAACGAATCATACGCAACTAGATAAATCACCTAACAATAGATTACACCTAGGCAGGGCCAATATCCATACCAGCTCAACAAAAACGGTGCTTGCTCTAGGAGCAAGCACCGTTTTTGTTGTAGTAGCTGAGCAAATCGTTGAGTGTAATTACTCAACTACTTTTTTGCCAAGCCATTTTGAAGTGTTCGATGTCGCACTCGTTGAACTGCGGTCCTTCTTTTACGAAGCTGTGGCGCTCGTAGAAGCGGACAGCCGGCAGTTGGGCATGTAGATACACCTGCGCATCGGGATGAGCAGCCTGCACATCCTGCAGCACACTTTGTAGCAAAGCAGCGCCAGCGGCCTGATTACGATACTCTTCCAGCACGGCAAAGCGCTCTAGTTTCACGCCGTTCGGCGTTTTGCGCCAGCGGGCGGCACCGCAAGGCGTACCATCGGCGGTGCGAGCTAGATAATGATGCGCATCAGTACGGTCATGCTCATCGTACTCGGCGTTGGGAGGCACACCTTGTCCTTCAACAAATACTTTTCGGCGGATGGCAAGCGCGGCATCCAAGTCAGTCGGCTCAGTAATAGCTTGAGCAGTAATCATGAAGCGGACATAAAAGAAACGCGGGACTGACCTAAGTCAGCCCCGCGAATACTGGACAGTTAAAGTTGCTGTTCGTGGTTTAGGGGCAACGAAGTCGCGCCGTCATTTTCCGGTCGCGCGTCGGGGTGACGATCCGGGCGGTCATTCCTGTTATTCTGATAAGGACGGTACTCGCGCACCGGCCGGTTTGCCTGCTCCTTTTGCTGCGTAGCATCGAAACGGTCGTAAGCGTACACGATTTCCTTCACCAAACGGTGACGAACTACGTCTTCGGCGCTCATTTCTACGAAGCCGATACCGCGTACATCCTTTAGAATATCAAGCGCTTGCAACAAGCCCGACTTCTGTTTGGTAGGCAAGTCAATCTGGCTCCGGTCGCCGTTCACCATCACTTTCGCTGACGGTCCCATGCGGGTCAGGAACATCTTGAGCTGCGACGGCGTGGTGTTCTGGGCCTCATCGAGCAGCACAAACGCGTTATTGAGCGTACGACCGCGCATGTAAGCCAACGGCGCAATTTCGATGATCTTGTTGTCCTGGTAGAATTTCAGCTTTTCAGCCGGAATCATATCTTCCAAAGCGTCATAAATCGGGCGCAGGTACGGATCAACCTTCTCTTTCATGTCGCCGGGCAGGAAACCTAGGCTCTCACCGGCTTCTACCACGGGGCGCGAAATGATGATCTTCTTGACCTCCTTGTTCTTGAGCGCCCGCACGGCCAACGCCACCGAAATGTAGGTCTTACCTGTACCGGCCGGTCCTAGGGCAAACGTCAAGTCGTTCTTAAGAACGGATTCGACGAGGCGTTGCTGGTTAGGAGTCTTGGCCTTAATCACGCCGCCCTTTGCTCCGAATACAATCACATCAGCTGGTGAGGCGGTAGCGATAATGCGCTCCTGCTGCTCATCATCGGCGGCCGCCACGTACTCACTCACCACTTTATCAGTGATTTGGCCATACTGGTGGTAGTGCTCGATGAGGGAGGACAGAATTTCGTTGATACGCGCAATGACGGGCGTTTGGCCCTGAATCTTAATTTCGTTGCCGCGAGAAATGATTTTACTACCTGGGAAGGCGGCGGCTAGTTGGCGAATGTTTTGGTTGTCGGGTCCGAGGAACTCGACGAGGGAAACATTTTCGAGGGTGATGATTTTCTCGACCAATCTGTGGGTGCTTTTAAGCGAATGAATTAGGGAAATGAACCGGCAATAGTGGCGTAAGTTCAGCTTGGTTCGCTTAAAACGCCTACTTTTGCCGCCCCCGCATCGGGTTAAACAATAGTACGAAGAATCTTAATTTCCGGCATGGGGCTGATTACGTTTCTGTCCGACTTCGGCTACCGCGACCACTACGTAGCCGCCGTCAAAGCGCGACTGCTTCAGTTGGCGCCTACGCAACCGGTGCTGGACATCACCCATGCCATTGAACCCTTCAACATCGCTCACGCGCTATACGTTCTAAACGCGGTGTTTCGAGATTTCCCGCCGGGCACAGTACACCTGTTAGGGGTGAACGATTACGGTGGCCCTCAGCCACGCTGGCACGCTGCGTTGTACGAAGGGCACTACTTTGTGGGCGCCGACAATGGCTTGGTGGCCTTGCTTACCGATAGCTCGCCAGAAGAGTTGGTGCGCCTGCCGGCTTCTCCTACGCCCTCCCCTACGCGCGACGTGCTGGCGCCCGCAGCCGTGCACCTAGCCCAAGGCGGCTTACTTGCCGACCTAGGCCCGGCTACTACCGACCTCAACCACAAGGTCAATCGGCAGCTTCGGCTACAAGATAACCGCATTACTGGCCACGTAGTGCACGTCGACCACTATGGCAACCTGATTACCAACATCAGCCGCACAGCCGTGGAGGTTATTGGGCGGGGTCGCCCTTGTACCGTGCATTTCGCCCGCGAAACCGTCCGCGACATTGCTCCTCATTTCCAAGCCTCTGACCCTGGCGATGCCGTCTGCATCTTCAATAGCCAGGATACTTTGTGCATTGGTATCAACCAAGGGAATGCCGCTGAGCTGCTGGGCCTCTACTTCGACTCGCAGGTAGACATCCGCTTTCCGGTAGAGACAGAAGTCGAAGCCAAAACCTAACTAGCATCTTTTAAATACCGCTGTTTATCAACTACTTATGTTTGTTTTTATATTATGTTAAGTAGTACCAGACAATATGTCATTCCTCTGTATGCCTTGCTTACGGCCAAATTAGACTAGCTCGACCAATGATCCAAAGAGTTGTGCGCATGACCTTTCGCCCTGATGCTGTGGCAGAGTTTCTGCGCCTTTTTGAAGCATCGCAAGACAGAATCCGGCAAGCACACGGCTGCCGACACCTAGAACTCTGGCAAGACGCCGAACAGCCTACTATCTTTTGCACGTATAGCCATTGGGATTCAGTAGCTGTGCTAGACCAATACCGGTGCTCCACGTTATTCGGAGAGGTGTGGCCCGCCACTAAAGCGCTATTCATGGCGCCTCCCCTCGCTTTTTCCGTACAGCACGTTGTGCCTACGGATGCAGCCCTGCTTACCTCACAGGGTTAACTCTTTTTACCATGACGCCAAACTACTTCGAATTTTACGACTTACCCGAAACCTTCCAGCCTGACGCAGCCGCGCTGAAGCGACAGTATTATACCCTCAGCCGCGAATACCACCCCGACTTTCACGCTACTGAAAGCCCAGAGCGGCAGCAAGAAATTCTGCACCTAGCTACGCTCAACACGAATGCTTATCGCACCCTCTCCGATCCCGACCTGCGTATGGCCTACATTTTAGGCTTGCATGGCCTGCTAGAAGAAGGAAAACAGGAACTTCCGGCAGATTTTTTAATGGAAGTTATGGAGCTCAATGAGCAGCTAATGGAGCTAGAGTTCGAGCCTGATGCAGAAGCAGTACAACGCGTTGAAAATGAGGTAAACGCCTTATCCGAAACCTTCGACGCTGGTATCGAACCCGTGCTGGCTGGCTACCCAGGATTGCCCGTCGATGTGCGCCCACAAGCGCTCCAACAGATCCGCACTTATTATTTGAAACGACGTTACCTCTTGCGAATTCGAGAAAGTCTCTCTAAGTTTGCCACCCGTTCCGAGTCGTAGGAACGAGATAAGCCCAGATGGCGGAATCGGTAGACGCGTTGGTCTCAAACACCAATATCGCAAGATGTGCCGGTTCGACCCCGGCTCTGGGTACTTTTCAGCTGTTTAACAGCACCATTAGCCAAAACCCGGCCTTTCTAACACACTAGAAAGGCCGGGTTTTGGCTTTTTGCATTTTCAGCACTACATGATTTTGTTTGAATCCGCATTAGGGACGTAGTGCTCTCCAACGAGTACTTAGCGATAACAGCAGATCCGAATCCCTAACAAAACCTTGAGCAAGTCAAGCGTCGGCTTAGGTGGTACTAGAACGGATGAAACGACGAAGTTGCTTGGTGCCTAGAGCTTCTTGCTGGCCTAGTAGCTACCGTCTATCTTACAATTTTCTGGCTCCTGCGTTAGCGTGCATCTAGCTCTAGCGATACTAGGGAACCTAGGTATACCACTGGTGCTACAGGTGCCAAGCTCAATACCTCCTCTATAGCTTGTTCACGCTCACTCACGGTATGATAAGTAGCTCCGTGTGCGATGATTTCACCAGCATCATCGTGCAGTAGAAAGGCGTAGCTACACGGCGTATCACTCCGCGTCAAATATTGCGGCCGGCAATATGCCCGGATATTCATGATACCGATGTAGCAGCCAGGCTTGAAGAAATAGGGATGCCCCGTTAGCAGCACGTCGGCGTGCTGATTTCGTAAATGAAAATGGTAAAGAGTATCGGCTCCCCGAAAAATTTCAAAATGAGACTCAAGCATACAAGACTATAGGCAACAACAAAACAGGATAGGTAGAAAGCCA
This Hymenobacter sp. GOD-10R DNA region includes the following protein-coding sequences:
- a CDS encoding enoyl-CoA hydratase/isomerase family protein, with translation MENMPTQELEELRYISYESRDAIGYITLNRPDKRNALSYDVVAELKQAFEVAEDDEHCKVIVLRAVGDVFCAGTDLAHIQEQELQGVGYPDHLSDSAHLMQLFHQIYTLKKIVIGQVQGHALAGGCGLATICDFAFTVPDAQFGYTEVKLGLLPAIVSVFLVRKIGEARTKQLLLTGDIISAQLAADFGLVNFLVPKEELADNVYRFARRLCVENSGQSMEITKEMLARLPDMALEDSLRYAAQLNAEARGSNDCRRGVQAFLNKEKIAWD
- a CDS encoding phytoene desaturase family protein, encoding MSSSQPKQVLVIGSGFAGLAAATSLAQRGYRVTILEKNAGPGGRARVFRAEGFTYDMGPSWYWMPDVFEQYFGRFGHRVADYYDLVRLDPSYQVVFAGNDTVNIPAQMPALRQLFESIELGSAARLDEFLRQAAYKYEVGINKFVHMPGRSLLEFADPRLLVDAVRLDVLQSMSKHVRKFFKHEKLLKLMEFPVLFLGATPQNTPALYSLMNYADLALGTWYPMGGMHKIVEGMVKLAQEQGVTLEYNQEVQEIKVENGRATGVMTAGGFRPADVVVAGADYHHAEQQLLRPEYRHYDEAYWDSRTLAPSSLLFYLGINKRLDRLEHHNLFFDEDFEGHAREIYEQPQWPSKPLFYASTPSKTDPSVAPAGCENLFLLMPVAPDLPDTEETREHYYHLIMERLERHCGQSIRDAVVFKRSYAHRDFIADYHSYKGNAYGLANTLRQTAILKPTLKSKKVKNLYFTGQLTVPGPGVPPSLISGQVVAGEVEKEYSVR
- a CDS encoding phytoene/squalene synthase family protein, giving the protein MDHVALFNDTSLACSKLITARYSTSFTLGIRTLDRRFHLPVYAVYGFVRWADEIVDTFHDHDKAALFADFKRQTDEALAMRFSLSPVLHAFQLMVHRYGIDREFIDAFLRSMEMDLEDNRYNQSLYEEYIYGSAEVVGLMCLRIFCEGDKAMFERLREPARRLGSAFQKVNFLRDIRSDYEERGRVYFPGVVYERFDDATKREIEADIRADFDAAYAGIVQLPRAARLGVYLAYVYYLKLFHKIKQLPAARILGERVRVPDNTKLLLLMGSYFRYRLRAI
- a CDS encoding RNA polymerase sigma factor, with product MTSLEFTDQVQKISYSLKPVAMNLTRDADDAKDLVQETLLKALLNKDKFKAGTNLKAWLYTIMRNTFINNYNKITKRNSNIDSTEYFQYFNTDENYITHNGATSDFVVTDINEAIANLSADYRTPFMMYYIGYKYLEIAEKLQIPIGTVKNRIHIARKELKQALTVYAPGV
- a CDS encoding MerR family transcriptional regulator; this encodes MGRFSISDLEQLSGIRAHTIRMWEQRYGILRPVRTATNIRTYCDDDLRRLLNVATLCGRGKRISQVARLSDEELAQAVLACCDASRDYERQVNALLAAMLEMDELVLDELLRNAIRQLGFEKAIMHVAYPFLQRVGVLWQTGTVNPAQEHLVTNLLRQKIMAATDALAPVHPAKARRWVLFLPEGEMHELALLFMNYALRVRGHHVLYLGQNLPIAELESVCASYTPYALCTVLTAVPERDRVPDYIQKLAAISPETLLVLYGPLAQQLCLDMPENIIKPPLMTDFLALADKTKIVSADQLQPEHASSH
- a CDS encoding fatty acid hydroxylase; protein product: MTPLAAAAVVTATFLGMEFVAWFMHRFVLHGPLWFLHRSHHVRHPHRFERNDFFFLFYGSLSMLFIIYGSADKDWRFWIGTGIAAYGTLYFFVHDVLIHGRLRFWRKSRNNYLRALNMAHKIHHKTTGRDGSEEFGLLWVSPRYFALARRKPAPGRERSRLTESAN